The proteins below are encoded in one region of Segatella copri:
- a CDS encoding TonB-dependent receptor plug domain-containing protein, whose product MGQDSIRTEHLQEVKVNARQHRILTSTSPLQLLDKGDMLRLGVTDMADALHRMPGINLRDYGGAGGMKTVAVRGFGAGHTGVSYDGVLLSECQGGEIDVSRYSLDQVQTLRLTIGDNDDIFISARQASVAALLAIETMSEIPIDKQPHLSTQLQVGSFGYVSPYLRYVQRLSDRFTLQAMGEYTYAENDYPFILHNGKYTTHERRTNSRMNSGHGELNMHWMMGRRADGVSRNQLWAKLYYYDNDRQLPGIVRYYTNVTAEQLHDRNAFAQARWQARSFDDHWMLKVQAKMNWASSAYQDTLVANRRNDATYWQREYYTSAALMWMPGDGWAVDYSADWMMNSLNSTLATDLRPHRHGILQSLSARYAKGRWVALTRMLASVYLNSVGRKIETQQGSANPTKAGQAAKDARRLSPSLSLSYRLLGNGTASDELYLRASYKDIFRVPTFNENYFFHYGSSDLKPEKTRQLNVGLTWKKTSSGGGGNGESLRYKEWNVQATLDGYYNRVTDKIVGVPYNMFVWRTVNLARVDVVGADASLRGIWQMAPGQQLSLQGSYSYQHVVNHTDRSSKYYGNQVAYIPLHSGSIALGWENPWVNVSLHGQGMSKRWANNEHYDGTEVDGYWDMGLTLYRQLDGLTLLGKSLRGVKVRMDVKNLLSEQYELVGHYPMPRRSWMLSIGYNF is encoded by the coding sequence ATGGGGCAAGATTCCATTCGTACCGAGCATTTGCAGGAAGTAAAAGTGAATGCTCGGCAGCACCGGATACTTACGAGCACATCGCCTCTCCAACTTTTGGACAAGGGGGATATGTTAAGGCTCGGCGTTACGGATATGGCCGACGCCTTGCACCGAATGCCAGGCATCAATCTGCGCGACTATGGTGGAGCTGGAGGAATGAAGACGGTAGCTGTGCGTGGATTCGGAGCGGGACACACGGGCGTGAGTTACGATGGTGTGCTGCTCAGTGAATGTCAGGGCGGCGAAATTGATGTGTCCCGTTATTCGCTCGACCAGGTGCAGACTTTGCGACTCACCATTGGTGACAACGACGATATTTTCATTTCGGCTCGGCAAGCCTCGGTGGCAGCTTTGCTTGCCATCGAGACTATGAGCGAGATTCCCATCGACAAACAGCCTCACCTCTCTACTCAGTTGCAGGTGGGGTCCTTCGGATATGTCTCGCCTTATCTGCGCTATGTGCAGAGATTGTCAGATAGGTTCACTCTCCAGGCGATGGGTGAGTACACCTATGCCGAAAACGACTATCCTTTCATTTTGCACAATGGTAAATATACTACCCATGAGCGAAGAACCAACAGTCGTATGAACTCGGGGCATGGCGAACTGAATATGCACTGGATGATGGGCAGACGAGCCGATGGTGTGAGCCGGAACCAATTGTGGGCAAAGCTCTACTATTATGACAACGACCGACAGTTGCCTGGCATCGTGAGATATTATACCAATGTAACAGCCGAACAGTTGCACGACCGCAACGCCTTTGCTCAGGCAAGATGGCAAGCCAGAAGTTTTGATGACCATTGGATGCTGAAGGTGCAAGCCAAGATGAACTGGGCGAGCTCTGCCTATCAGGACACGCTCGTGGCAAATCGGCGCAATGATGCTACCTACTGGCAGAGGGAATATTATACTTCGGCAGCACTGATGTGGATGCCGGGGGACGGCTGGGCGGTGGATTACTCTGCCGACTGGATGATGAACTCGCTCAACAGCACTCTCGCCACCGACCTGCGACCTCATCGACATGGCATCCTGCAGTCGCTCTCCGCCCGATATGCGAAGGGAAGATGGGTGGCTCTTACCAGAATGCTGGCTTCGGTTTACCTCAACAGCGTGGGGCGCAAGATAGAGACTCAGCAAGGCAGCGCCAATCCTACCAAAGCAGGACAGGCTGCCAAGGATGCACGCCGGCTTTCTCCATCGCTTTCGCTTTCTTATCGGCTCCTGGGAAATGGTACTGCCAGCGATGAGCTTTATCTCAGGGCTTCGTACAAGGACATCTTCCGGGTTCCTACTTTCAACGAGAACTATTTCTTCCATTATGGAAGTTCAGATCTGAAGCCTGAGAAAACCCGACAGTTGAATGTCGGGCTTACGTGGAAAAAAACTTCTTCAGGAGGTGGGGGAAACGGTGAATCCCTACGTTACAAGGAATGGAATGTTCAAGCAACGCTGGACGGCTACTACAATCGGGTGACCGACAAGATTGTGGGCGTTCCTTACAATATGTTCGTTTGGCGTACTGTGAACTTGGCACGGGTTGATGTCGTTGGCGCGGATGCCTCTTTGCGTGGTATCTGGCAGATGGCTCCGGGGCAGCAACTCTCGCTGCAAGGGTCGTATAGCTACCAGCACGTGGTGAACCATACCGACCGCTCGTCCAAATATTATGGCAATCAAGTAGCCTATATCCCTTTGCACTCGGGCAGTATTGCCTTGGGGTGGGAGAATCCCTGGGTGAATGTCTCGCTCCATGGACAAGGAATGAGCAAGCGATGGGCCAACAACGAGCACTATGACGGCACCGAAGTGGATGGTTACTGGGACATGGGGTTGACGCTCTATCGTCAGCTGGACGGACTGACTCTTTTGGGGAAATCCCTGAGAGGTGTGAAGGTCAGGATGGATGTGAAGAACCTGCTGTCGGAGCAGTATGAACTCGTAGGGCATTATCCGATGCCTCGCCGCAGTTGGATGTTAAGCATCGGGTATAACTTCTAG
- a CDS encoding glycerate kinase family protein: protein MDRKNDGLRLMDGAGYKKIIIACDSYKGCLSSREVNEAIASGVKEWNADDASPEIITLEMSDGGEGMLDAFLSAMKGDRVKIHTHDALMRWIEAEYGIVDDTAIIEIAQTAGLALIEPEQRNPMKATSWGVGEMIMNAYRRGVRRFIVGLGGSATSDCGIGMLKAMGDDWKKIRQECSFVLASDVTNSLCGENGAAHVFAPQKGADAKMVQMLDDRARKFAEVSAKHFGYDRSMVPGAGAAGGLGYAFLQYFNAEARPGAELLLEKIEVDVFIQDADLVITGEGHSDRQTLMGKLPQRILEHVTNQKIWLVSGGVSDRKAMLDAGFDRVVQVTPEEMPLDEAMKPEVARNNIIKAIREQFAL from the coding sequence ATGGATAGGAAAAATGATGGTCTCAGACTGATGGATGGGGCTGGATATAAGAAGATAATAATTGCTTGCGACTCTTATAAGGGCTGCCTTTCGAGCAGAGAGGTAAATGAGGCGATTGCTTCGGGAGTGAAGGAATGGAATGCAGATGATGCTTCTCCCGAAATCATTACCCTGGAAATGAGTGATGGGGGAGAGGGAATGCTCGATGCTTTCCTCTCGGCAATGAAGGGAGATCGAGTGAAGATTCATACCCATGATGCGCTGATGAGATGGATTGAGGCGGAATACGGAATCGTGGATGATACGGCGATTATCGAGATTGCGCAGACCGCCGGACTGGCTCTGATTGAGCCTGAACAGCGCAACCCGATGAAGGCTACTTCCTGGGGCGTGGGCGAGATGATAATGAATGCTTATCGCCGGGGCGTGCGACGTTTCATCGTGGGCTTGGGCGGCAGCGCCACATCCGATTGCGGCATCGGAATGCTCAAGGCGATGGGCGACGACTGGAAGAAAATCCGACAGGAATGCAGCTTTGTGCTGGCTTCGGATGTTACCAACTCGCTTTGCGGCGAAAATGGGGCGGCTCATGTCTTTGCGCCTCAGAAGGGAGCTGATGCTAAGATGGTGCAGATGTTGGATGATAGGGCAAGGAAGTTTGCCGAGGTAAGTGCCAAGCATTTCGGATATGATAGAAGTATGGTTCCTGGGGCTGGTGCGGCCGGAGGACTGGGTTATGCTTTCCTGCAATATTTCAATGCAGAGGCTCGTCCAGGGGCTGAACTGCTTTTAGAGAAAATAGAGGTTGATGTGTTCATTCAGGATGCTGATCTCGTGATTACGGGCGAAGGTCATAGCGACCGTCAGACCTTGATGGGGAAGTTGCCGCAAAGAATTCTTGAGCATGTTACCAATCAGAAAATATGGCTAGTATCGGGCGGAGTTAGCGATAGAAAGGCTATGCTGGATGCAGGATTTGATAGAGTTGTTCAGGTTACTCCTGAAGAAATGCCATTGGATGAGGCGATGAAGCCAGAAGTGGCTCGTAATAATATAATAAAGGCAATTCGTGAGCAATTTGCTTTGTAG
- a CDS encoding HAD family hydrolase — protein MKYIIFDFDGTIGDSQSLIVKTLQDTMRARKLEVKSEEACAKTIGLRLDEAFVSLFGMSAEEGMECAATYREIFLENKNTMIVKPFPHVIETLRELHRCGFVLGMASSRNHCSLDGYVHQMQLEDIFSSIVAGDDVKHVKPAPDMVFKALQEMKGTADETLVVGDMTFDVDMAHHAGCKACAVTYGNGTRQQLASAEWIIDDFAELLEIVKE, from the coding sequence ATGAAGTATATAATTTTTGATTTTGATGGAACCATCGGCGATTCGCAGAGTCTCATCGTGAAGACCTTGCAGGATACGATGCGTGCAAGAAAGCTGGAAGTGAAATCGGAGGAGGCTTGTGCCAAGACCATCGGTCTTCGATTGGATGAGGCCTTCGTTTCGCTCTTTGGAATGAGTGCTGAGGAGGGAATGGAATGTGCAGCAACCTATCGCGAGATTTTCCTGGAGAACAAGAATACGATGATCGTAAAGCCGTTTCCTCATGTGATAGAAACCCTGAGAGAGTTGCATCGCTGTGGGTTTGTATTGGGTATGGCCAGCAGTCGAAATCATTGCTCGCTGGATGGATACGTGCATCAGATGCAGCTGGAGGATATATTCTCTTCCATCGTTGCAGGCGATGATGTGAAGCACGTGAAGCCGGCACCCGATATGGTCTTCAAGGCATTGCAGGAGATGAAGGGAACGGCAGATGAAACCCTTGTAGTGGGCGATATGACCTTCGATGTAGATATGGCGCATCATGCCGGCTGCAAGGCCTGTGCCGTGACTTATGGCAACGGAACCCGCCAGCAGCTCGCCTCTGCTGAATGGATCATCGATGATTTCGCAGAACTCCTGGAAATCGTAAAAGAATAA
- a CDS encoding YncE family protein yields the protein MKKYLLGLAVLLMGTAVMTSCSDDNDGPKTYLQEYSTGAYVVNSGNMYNKIESSLTAIDYASSTATQKVFKAANGRSLGNTANDGIVYGNKIYLAVDQSNTIEVIDKKTKQSIKQIKTTDLLGKAEGAEPRHIIADGGKVYFTTYGGYVAAVDTTDFALQKKWKVGNYPEGLVFGNGNLYVANSNYAAGGGNISCINLSNDNVETKNIEGVNNPTSIYYAAGLLYVLDNQYYDASYNAYGENALRAVSFAEGKSQKVADGNYAVCVTTGAATTRDVEVVRPHFFVLNAPYGGTPSVSVLVVGSTQAQTMTLSEMPVSPCGIFADPLNGHIFVLSYRLGDKGNPDYNGNGYVVEYDRAGQKQHEYETGVGSCAMFFDSAYKTAYTE from the coding sequence ATGAAAAAGTATTTATTAGGTTTGGCGGTGCTCTTGATGGGTACTGCAGTGATGACATCATGTAGCGACGACAACGATGGTCCTAAGACTTATCTCCAGGAGTACAGCACGGGCGCTTATGTCGTGAATTCAGGTAACATGTATAACAAAATTGAGAGCTCTCTCACAGCTATCGACTATGCTTCAAGCACAGCCACACAGAAAGTATTCAAGGCTGCTAACGGTCGTTCGCTCGGTAATACTGCCAATGATGGCATCGTATATGGCAACAAGATTTATCTCGCCGTAGATCAGAGCAACACCATCGAGGTAATCGACAAGAAAACCAAGCAGAGTATCAAGCAAATCAAGACTACAGACCTGCTGGGCAAAGCCGAGGGTGCTGAGCCTCGCCATATCATCGCTGACGGTGGCAAGGTTTATTTCACCACATACGGTGGCTATGTAGCTGCCGTGGACACCACAGATTTTGCTCTTCAGAAGAAGTGGAAGGTGGGCAACTATCCTGAGGGCTTGGTCTTCGGCAATGGCAATCTCTACGTTGCCAACAGTAACTATGCTGCTGGTGGTGGCAACATCTCTTGCATCAATCTTTCCAACGACAATGTAGAGACTAAGAATATCGAGGGCGTGAACAATCCTACCAGCATCTATTATGCTGCTGGTCTTTTGTATGTTCTCGACAACCAGTATTATGATGCTTCTTATAATGCTTATGGCGAGAATGCCCTACGTGCAGTGAGTTTCGCCGAGGGCAAGTCACAGAAGGTGGCAGATGGCAACTATGCTGTATGCGTAACCACTGGTGCTGCAACAACACGCGATGTGGAGGTGGTTCGTCCTCATTTCTTCGTGCTCAATGCACCTTATGGCGGAACTCCTAGCGTGAGTGTGCTCGTAGTAGGAAGTACGCAAGCACAGACGATGACGCTCTCAGAGATGCCTGTGAGCCCATGCGGTATCTTCGCCGACCCATTGAATGGTCATATCTTCGTGCTCTCTTATAGATTGGGCGATAAAGGCAATCCCGACTATAATGGTAACGGCTATGTAGTGGAGTATGACAGAGCTGGTCAGAAGCAGCATGAGTATGAGACTGGCGTAGGTTCTTGCGCTATGTTCTTTGACTCTGCCTACAAGACTGCATACACAGAATAA